Within the Fusarium keratoplasticum isolate Fu6.1 chromosome 1, whole genome shotgun sequence genome, the region ATAGTCATGTGAGTGTTTGAGCTGTAACAAAGGAGGGAAAAGACATACGGCCATGGAGAGCAGACCAGGTCGGTCATGCTTGAGGGTAAAGTTCTCATCCTCGAAGGACTTGAAGCCCCAGATACACGTCGAGCCAGTGCCATCTCCGTTAAGGAAGTCACCGCCCTGACACATGAAGTTGGGGATCTGTTTTCCGCAATATCAGCCTGCTTGTCCTATACGGAGCAATATGAAAGATCGAGGGGTGAACACGTAGGAGGAAAACTCACTATGCGGTGAAACTTGGAGCCCTTGTAGCCCTGGGGTCGACCGGCAGGGTTCTTAGACTCGCCGGTGCAGAACTGGCGAAAGTTTTCGGCAGTCTTGGGCACGACATCTTTGAAGAGCTCAAAGGTGATGCGGCCGAGGGGTTCACCTAGGGGCGACGTGAGCTTGGGCTTCGAGTTGAAAGGTTACTCGAGTAAGATGAAGCTTAGTAGCAGGGCAACAATAGGCGACCCTTGCACAACAACGCATGAGTGACCCatgggaatagcttcatcttccaAATGCCGAGTCGGTCCCAGATGAAGCTCCGTACATGCCGGCTCGGGGCCGGGGCATGTAGGCCGAGGACGGAGGATGGGAGGGCGGACGCGGGGGGACTAACCTCCGATGGTGATGTCGAAGAAGACGCTGCAAGGACGAGACCAGCCAAGAATCAGCCCACACACACTTTCTCTCCATGGACCAGACCTGACTCGAATTGCGCCCTCTCCACTGTTCGCTCTGCCGGGGGTGATGTGTTCTGCACCGCCACCTGAACGGGGATGTTGAGAGGGCGCGAGAGAGTAAAGATAGGAAGACGGGGAAAAACTCACAGAGGGTTTCCCGACTCGGGTAGTTGAGTAGGAGGCATCACGAAATGTTTGGAGACGCGGTTGTACACGCCGATTTGTCGAGATGCTGATCACGTTCAAGAGATTGAATGTTTGTCAAGATGGACGCCGCTCGCTGCATTCAGGCTGCATTTGGGGTTTTTGCGTGGGGCAGGGATGGAGACACCCAAAAACCTAATTCGGAAATCCATACGGAGAAGCAGGGGAGGGCTTTTCACTGGTCCATTCTTTTCAGAGGCTTTTTCACCACAGGAGACTCCTGTTCGCTTGCATGTATTCTTCAGAGCACGGATGATTCCTCTTGGATCAAGAGCCGCTCAATGGTACGATTCTGTCACACATGGCTTCACCTAGACCGCGGCTGAAGCCCTTTCTCCGCCCCGCGGTAAACGATACCCCATCATGAACCTAGGCCTAGCTTGAGGCGGGGGTGGCACcaaggagagaggagagtgaTGAAGCGATGCGACGCCGTCTCGTCCGGGCGCACACGCGGGGAAGCGGGAGAATGTGAGCCTGCTGTCGATGGCGTCTTGCTTGGCTGAGGGACTATTGCTGTCTGGCGCCCATTGTGGAAGGGCGACCTGTTAAGCTTTTCCAGCCGGTTCGCGGGTCAATGAGACACCGAGCATTGGGATCGTCAAGACGAGGCGCCTGACTAATTGATTTAATGTTGGTGAGAGTCagggtccatccatcctctgAACAGAAATTGACAAGATCACTGGCAGACTAGCAGCCTCGCAGAAAGCCTGTGAggctcatcaagaaggatcATGAGGCCCGAGACAACTGACAGCTGTCATACACTTTACTGTCATGGCTGAGTAATAACATGATCTCGCGTCAGAAAGCCAAGAACTATAGCCTCGATCAGATACGCAACATGCCCAATACGCTGCGGGCGTATAAAAGTTGCATGATTGATCTCTTTGCACAGCCCGAtgttgacgacgacagcaACAAGGGCACCGGTATTCCGTACGCTCGCCGGCATTCGACGAGAGTAGAATTCCAAACTCCCCAATTAACTTTGACCAAACCCGAGATTCCCGGCGTTTAGAAGCAACGGTCCAGAGTCAAGATCTGACGTGGGGACCTGTTTATTCGCTGGTCGTCTGACAGTCAGGCCCTTTTGGAGGATCCAATGGATGCGTCATAGCCCCGTCAGGAAGACCAGGAAGAAAGTCGTCAACTGCCGGGATGCACgggaagaagatcaacaGGAAAAAGAACATGCCATGAATAAACAAAGAGAGACAAAACGGATCCGAAGAAATGGAGTTGTGCATGTGCCCGTTGCTGCCGAACAAGCCGCTTCTTCCGTCGTCCGCGCATTCCGGCCGATTGGAGGCCCTTGAATGGGCTCTGGGACCTTATTCCCGTCCCTGGCAGCTCACTGCTGACCGCACcagagaggaggacgaggcaTTTTGGCGATCCAATCGCCACCGCGGAGAGCAAagcaagagcaaggccagccaGACGGGGTGCAGCGCGCCATCACTGGGGCAGCCCATCCATGCAGCCAGCCCACCAGGCTAGACTGGAACTGCAGAGAAGAGGTGGTGAGCAACGCAACGAGACAACCCACACAGCTGAAATCGGCGCTAGGGGCCGTGTGAGAGCTTGCTGAGATGCACTGTGGTTTACCTCTGAATCCCTCGGTGGGTTCGTTCCCAGTTCGTTTCAGCGCCGGGCTCGAGGTTTCGGTGCTGGTTGCTTAGAGGGCCGCCCAGATTGTCAAGGACGCGCAAGATGCGACCTTGTTTACGATTTGCTCTCAAGATGACCATGTCGTCTGCATTGTGAGACAGCTGTCAATGGGGAGCCGAGTTTCATCATAATACATGATTCCATCCTTGGCTGTCACGTAGCACATTCATTTGCAGGAACATCGTCATTATCATGATCCTTGTGCATCCCTGGCATTGCGACACAAATCTACAGCCTGCGCATGCTCAAAATCAACGGCGTTCGATCTGCGCATGCCGGCCGACTGGATATCTCGGATGGCTGGTTTCACAAGGGGGTCAATCACGGGAGCTAGACCCGGAGGCTATTCCAGCAACTCGGAGCTCCTGCAACGGGCAGTTCTAGATCTACATGCGTTTGCCGCCACGGTGAAGTAAAGCTCAACCAAGCTTTTGGATACCCGTGGGCTGCGCCGCTTGTCTAGACCCTTGGGGGCGGTCGACAGCTGACCATCACAACATCAGCCCCCTTTCTGCAGAGATAGGAGAATGAGATAGGGGCGATGTCCTTGATCATGCCTCTTACTCGACGGATAGCTAATGACGATGCCCGGACTTGTAAAGGTAGAATAAGGAGCATCCCGCGGGCCGGGCGGGACGGGGCTGAGACAAGCTTGGTCGGCATCAAGTGGAGAAGGGAAGGCCGTGAGAAGCGCGGTCGGTCGAGGTTTTGGGCCGGAGGAGCAAGCGAAGAAGAAAAATTCAAAGAATAATAAACAATGCACATGAATAGCAGTGACAGCTCCTGACGGTCTAATCCGGCTTCTCGGAGAGTTGCGTTGGCGTGTTGTCGAGTGGCGACTTTTATCATGACGGGTGGTGAGATGACGGCATGCGAGGTGAGAACAGCTCTCTGCTCGACAAGGGCAACGAGATGCTTGTCGATAGCTTCTCAATTGAAGGCTGCAATATCAATAGAGTTTCCCTCAGGAGCGGCTTCTCCCACAACCCGCGAGCCGCCGACAATCAAAGCTCATCTTTTTTGCCAGAGATCGCCGTCAAACATGGAATCAAAAGACGACGACCCGCTCCGGGGGCCAGGAGACCCCCGTCATCCCCGTGCTTTCAGTGCTTCAGGGCTCCACCTCCCCCGCGGCGCTGCGCCACGAATGTCAGCGGCAGCAGAGGGAAAGGTGAGCTTCGCCCGGCGTAAAGATGCGTTGCGGAGGAGCCCATTAGTCCATGCGAAAAGGGACCTCCGTCTAGACCCTTAGAAGAAGTCTAATACGAGCGTCGTCATCTCAAGGATGCTGAAACCTGCGGTGTGCTGCGTATGCGTATTGTGCTGTCCTGTACAGTATTGCAGTTGAGGCCGGGACGAGCGAGGACGGATGGAAATGTCATTTGCGTACGGCACGGCGTATCAACTGGCCTAGTGTTGGAGGGAGCACGGTTGCCAACACGAACCATTATCCCGTCGAGTGAGGTGAACCATCCCCTGTTGTGGCTGTCACACACTCCAGATGCTGAAGCCTCTTGGCCGTAACGAGGAAACTCATTCATCCAATCCGCTTGTATTGTTGTTGATTGAATCACAAATCCGGCTCCAAGCCAATACGCCAAGTCCGAGACCACAGCGCGAACAAGCAGACGCTCGACGCTGTGTTGAACCGGCCTGGCTGCTCTTTAAAATGCCTCGTCGACCCATTGTGCATATGTATCTCGAGTCCTCCCTTTAACGGCGCAGCAGTCGAGGCCCCAAAGAACAAAAAAACAACAATAACGAGAGATAAAAAAGTCTCGCCAGTCTCGAAGCGGCAGGCCATCCCACCAACCACCGAACCGTCCGCGGGCCCCGACCTCTCAGAAACCACCACCCCAGACTCCAGAGGCACAAAGAGGCATTTTGAGACGAGACGGAGAGGGATTCCAGCCACGGGCATCAGACCGCCAGCGGGTCACAGCGGCCGGGGCAAAAAAGCATTCGGTTGTTCTGTGTCGCACAGCCAGATTGTGGAAAGACTTGgcccgtccatccatcccccccTTGCTGTAGAGGACCCCCTGTCAGTAACGCCAACCTCCAGCGACCTCCCTCTTTCAGGCCAGTCTCTCCACTGCCCGAGGGCATCTCCAGAATCTCTAGGCCCGCCGTGAGGGAGGGCCCCTCCATCATAGGCCCTGTGCTCCCTGGCTGAGAGCGTCAGGCCAGGTCCCTTGCACAGTGTTCACCACGGCGTTGGCCCCACACACCTATCGTCCTCGACCACTCAGATCCCGTCATTCCACCCCCGGCCCGGTTTC harbors:
- a CDS encoding Peptidyl-prolyl cis-trans isomerase, with the translated sequence MPPTQLPESGNPLVFFDITIGGEPLGRITFELFKDVVPKTAENFRQFCTGESKNPAGRPQGYKGSKFHRIIPNFMCQGGDFLNGDGTGSTCIWGFKSFEDENFTLKHDRPGLLSMANAGPNTNGSQFFITTVPTPFLDNKHVVFGKVVDGMDVVKKMEATKTGYRGKDVPNLDVVIAQCGEM